From a single Populus nigra chromosome 18, ddPopNigr1.1, whole genome shotgun sequence genomic region:
- the LOC133678661 gene encoding plastidial pyruvate kinase 4, chloroplastic, with protein MSGVSSFSTSLVTNPTSRLPHHAIQCTEFLGFVPKGRPINVTLSWRFPVRTQVGVIQLFGLHKTKLKLKSFAFSVPNENDQAGLCDSGTCTGDEMPVPFENDENLKGPDEEIVSSVLGTDVDLLRTVEHLGNKGSVVEKLKAVYLHVLASEQWNASQLKLCHRNYLDSATNLIHYLALRCLDIQQLKEDLTLVGLMNLEIINLHVLSSLNASIRLLEALKSNSLNPKDSVSAGIFTEKRLDPQNDGKFTIQTMRKKASSNSEFLLGRLQDGRTTHIMVTVGQEATENETFITDLIKAGTSIIRINCAHGNPSIWSEIIKRVKESSQMLEKPCRILMDLAGPKLRTGKLKSGPSVVKISPKKNASGNVVFPAQVWLSRREAGPPPTHLSPDAVLFVDDQQFLSELEIGDTIRFSDARGKKRLLRISKKIHVFSGTGCVAECTRTAYVQSGTELHVKGKKRRSQLGKVVDVPAIEPYIRLRVGDLLVISRCSSSELDEMHVSMSGTHKITCSSGYLFDSVTPGEPIAFDDGKIWGVIKGTDISEIIVSITHASPKGSKLGSDKSINIPESNIRFEGLTSKDLMDLEFVAAHADIVGVSFVRDIHDIVVLRQELEKRKLQNLGVILKIETKSGFENLPLILLEAMKSSNPLGVMIARGDLAVECGWEILADMQEEIISLCGAAHIPVVWATQVLESLVKSGVPTRAEITDAAHGRRVKCVMLNKGKHIVKAVSTLDNILHSKSAERKVDVKPVILSSHQLR; from the exons ATGTCAGGTGTTAGTTCATTTTCAACAAGTCTAGTCACAAATCCAACTTCAAGACTTCCTCATCAT gcCATTCAATGTACTGAGTTCCTGGGGTTTGTGCCTAAGGGGAGGCCTATAAATGTGACTTTGAGTTGGAGGTTTCCTGTTAGAACACAAGTTGGTGTAATTCAGTTGTTTGGTTTGCATAAGACGAAGTTGAAACTGAAAAGTTTTGCCTTTTCTGTTCCTAATGAGAATGATCAAGCTGGATTATGTGATTCGGGCACTTGCACTGGCGATGAAATGCCTGTTCCTTTTGAAAATGATGAGAATTTGAAGGGCCCAGATGAAGAAATTGTTTCTTCTGTTTTGGGTACAGACGTGGATTTATTGCGGACTGTTGAGCATCTGGGCAATAAAGGGAGTGTTGTTGAAAAGTTAAAGGCTGTTTACTTGCATGTACTGGCATCTGAACAATGGAATGCTTCTCAACTCAAATTGTGTCACAG AAATTACTTGGATAGTGCAACAAACTTGATACATTATCTGGCTTTGAGGTGCCTTGACATTCAGCAACTGAAAGAAGATCTCACTTTGGTCGGTCTCATGAATTTGGAGATTATCAATTTGCATGTTCTTTCAAGTCTTAATGCCAGTATTCGACTTTTGGAGGCCTTGAAATCAAATTCTTTGAACCCCAAAGATAGTGTTAGTGCAGGAATTTTCACAGAGAAAAGATTAGACCCACAGAATGATGGAAAATTCACAATACAAACAATGAGGAAGAAGGCCTCCTCCAACAGTGAGTTCTTGTTGGGCCGTCTACAAGATGGCAGAACTACTCACATCATGGTAACAGTTGGCCAAGAAGCTACCGAGAATGAAACATTTATCACTGATCTCATCAAGGCAGGTACTTCCATTATTCGCATCAATTGTGCTCATGGAAATCCTAGCATCTGGAGTGAGATAATCAAAAGAGTGAAAGAAAGTTCCCAGATGCTGGAAAAACCTTGTCGAATTCTCATGGATTTAGCAGGACCAAAGCTCCGAACAGGGAAGCTGAAGTCTGGTCCATCTGTAGTCAAAATATCTCCCAAGAAAAATGCTTCAGGAAATGTGGTATTCCCTGCTCAAGTTTGGTTGTCTCGCAGAGAAGCAGGTCCTCCTCCTACTCATTTGTCTCCGGATGCAGTCCTGTTCGTAGATGACCAACAATTTCTCAGTGAGCTTGAGATAGGTGACACTATAAGATTCAGTGATGCTAGAGGGAAGAAAAGGCTGCTTcgaatttccaaaaaaattcatgttttctCTGGTACTGGATGTGTGGCTGAGTGTACTAGGACTGCTTATGTTCAGTCCGGAACAGAACTTCACGtgaagggaaagaaaaggaggtcACAACTTGGGAAAGTAGTGGATGTCCCAGCTATAGAGCCGTATATCAGACTGAGAGTTGGAGACTTGCTAGTCATTTCACGATGCAGCTCTTCCGAACTAGATGAAATGCATGTGTCTATGAGTGGCACTCATAAGATCACTTGCTCTTCTGGCTATCTGTTTGATTCAGTCACACCTGGTGAACCAATTGCTTTTGATGATGGAAAGATTTGGGGAGTCATAAAAGGAACAGATATATCTGAAATCATTGTCTCTATCACCCATGCTAGTCCAAAAGGCAGTAAACTTGGATCCGACAAATCCATTAATATCCCAGAGAGTAATATTCGGTTTGAAGGCCTGACATCAAAGGATCTTATGGATCTTGAATTTGTTGCTGCCCATGCTGATATTGTAGGTGTTTCTTTTGTTAGAGATATTCATGACATTGTTGTGCTCCGCCAAGAACTGGAGAAGCGCAAACTTCAAAACCTTGGGGTTATTTTGAAAATCGAGACAAAGAGTGGGTTTGAGAATTTGCCTCTTATACTTTTGGAGGCAATGAAGTCCTCAAATCCTTTAGGGGTCATGATTGCTAGAGGAGATCTAGCCGTGGAGTGTGGATGGGAAATATTGGCTGATATGCAAGAAGAAATTATTTCTCTTTGCGGTGCCGCCCATATACCAGTTGTTTGGGCAACTCAGGTCTTAGAGTCGCTTGTGAAGTCTGGTGTTCCTACCAGAGCTGAGATCACTGATGCGGCCCATGGAAGGAG GGTAAAATGTGTCATGTTAAACAAAGGGAAACACATTGTGAAAGCAGTTTCAACTTTGGATAACATCCTCCATTCGAAATCAGCAGAAAGGAAAGTAGACGTAAAGCCCGTTATACTCTCTAGCCACCAATTGCGTTAA
- the LOC133678951 gene encoding spermine synthase-like: MEGGTGRGLECQKTMDGKANNGNGSEKAIPSCCLKARASAPELDAKCHSTVVSGWFSESHSCSGKTSKKVYFNNPMWPGEAHTLEVKEILYKGKSEYQEVLVFESTSYGKVLVLDGIVQLTEKDECAYQEMIAHLPLCSIPSPKTVLVVGGGDGGVLREISRHSSVEHIDICEIDQMVIDVSKKFFPQLAVGFEDPRVRLHVGDAVDFLRSTPEGKYDAIIVDSSDPVGPAQELVEKPFFETIARALRPGGVLCNMAESMWLHTHLIEDVISICRETFKGSVHYAWASVPTYPSGVIGFVLCSTEGPPVEFLNPVNPIEKLEGATKYKRELKYYNSEVHSAAFALPTFLKKEVSLLQDQGR, translated from the exons ATGGAGGGCGGCACAGGAAGAGGTTTGGAATGCCAGAAGACTATGGATGGGAAGGCGAATAATGGGAATGGTTCAGAGAAGGCTATTCCTTCTTGTTGCCTGAAGGCTAGGGCTTCTGCCCCTGAGCTTGACGCAAAATGCCATTCTACTGTTGTTTCTGGGTGGTTCTCGGAATCTCATTCTTGCTCTG GCAAAACTAGCAAAAAGGTTTACTTCAACAACCCCATGTGGCCTG GAGAAGCACATACACTGGAAGTGAAAGAGATTTTATACAAGGGAAAGTCAGAGTATCAAGAGGTCTTGGTTTTTGAG TCAACATCATATGGGAAAGTGCTTGTTCTTGATGGTATTGTTCAATTGACTGAGAAAGATGAATGCGCATACCAGGAGATGATCGCCCATCTTCCCCTTTGTTCGATTCCATCTCCCAAAACT GTTTTGGttgttggtggtggtgatggtggtgtTCTTAGGGAAATTTCTCGCCATAGTTCTGTGGAACATATTGATATTTGTGAAATAGATCAGATGGTTATAGAT GTGTCTAAGAAGTTTTTTCCACAATTGGCTGTTGGATTTGAGGATCCTCGGGTCCGACTTCATGTGGGTGATG CTGTAGATTTTCTCCGGTCAACTCCTGAAGGGAAGTATGATGCTATTATTGTTGATTCCTCAGACCCTGTAG GTCCTGCTCAAGAGCTAGTAGAGAAGCCATTTTTCGAGACAATAGCTAGAGCATTAAGGCCTGGTGGTGTCCTCTGTAACATGGCAGAAAGTATGTGGCTTCATACACATCTTATTGAGGATGTGATCTCTATTTGCCGTGAAACATTTAAGGGTTCTGTTCATTATGCCTGGGCAAGTGTTCCAACATATCCAAG TGGCGTGATCGGGTTTGTCCTCTGCTCAACAGAGGGCCCGCCTGTTGAGTTCTTGAATCCTGTCAATCCTATTGAGAAGTTAGAAGGTGCTACCAAGTATAAAAGAGAACTCAAGTACTATAACTCTGAG GTTCACTCAGCTGCCTTTGCATTGCCAACATTTTTGAAGAAGGAGGTGAGCTTGCTCCAAGATCAAGGGAGGTGA
- the LOC133678662 gene encoding cyclic nucleotide-gated ion channel 1-like: MNHPQEKFVRFQDWKSEKSTEGNYSASNVMYPGKIRTTISSVSEKFQRGLESGSSSFNKIRKSLKSYSFNSEVASRKKILDPQGHFLQKWNKIFVLSCLIAVSLDPLFFYVPVIDDGKKCLSLDRTMEITASVLRSFTDIFYMLHIIFQFRTGFIAPSSRVFGRGVLVEDTWAIAKRYLSSYFLIDILAVLPLPQVVILIIIPKMAGSRYLNTKNVLKFVVIFQYVPRFMRIYPLYKEVTTSGILTETAWAGAAFNLFLYMLASHVLGAFWYLFSIERETNCWRQACGKQDGCRRGLLFCDREGGVENLSFLDNYCPITTPNETVFNFGIFLDALQSGVVSSSMDFPQKFFYCFWWGLQNLSSLGQNLKTSTYVWEICFAVFISISGLVLFSFLIGNMQTYLQSTTTRLEEMRIKRRDAEQWMSHRLLPDNIRERIRRYEQYRWQETRGVDEEMLVHNLPKDLRRDIKRHLCLALLMRVPMFEKMDEQLLDALCDRLKPVLYTEESYIVREGDPVDEMLFVMRGKLLTITTNGGRTGFFNSEYLKAGDFCGEELLTWALDPQSSSNLPISTRTVRTITEVEAFALMADDLKFVASQFRRLHSKQLRHTFRFYSQQWRTWAACFIQAAWRRYSKKKLEESLRQEENRLQDALAKANESSPSLGATIYASRFAANILRALRRGGNRKARVPDRVPPMLLQKPAEPDFTSEE, encoded by the exons GTTTCAAGATTGGAAATCAGAGAAAAGTACTGAAGGGAATTATTCTGCAAGTAATGTTATGTATCCAGGAAAAATTAGAACCACAATAAGCTCAGTTTCTGAGAAGTTTCAAAGAGGATTGGAATCTGGCTCTTCAAGCTTTAACAAGAttagaaaatcattaaaatcatATTCATTCAACAGTGAGGTTGcttcaagaaagaaaattctTGACCCACAAGGGCATTTCCTTCAAAAGTGGAACAAGATATTCGTATTGTCATGCTTGATTGCTGTTTCACTGGATCCTTTGTTTTTCTATGTCCCTGTGATTGATGATGGTAAGAAGTGTCTTTCTTTGGACCGCACGATGGAGATTACAGCAAGTGTTTTGCGTTCTTTCACGGATATCTTTTATATGCTACATATTATCTTTCAATTTCGCACTGGATTCATTGCTCCCTCATCCCGGGTATTTGGAAGAGGTGTTTTGGTCGAGGATACTTGGGCAATAGCTAAGAGATATCTGTCATCATATTTCTTAATTGACATTCTCGCAGTTCTTCCACTCCCGCAG GTGgtgattttaattatcattcCAAAAATGGCCGGCTCAAGATACTTGAATACAAAGAATGTGTTAAAATTTGTTGTCATCTTCCAGTATGTTCCAAGGTTTATGCGAATTTATCCATTATATAAGGAAGTTACAACTTCTGGCATCCTTACAGAAACTGCATGGGCTGGAGCTGCATTTAATCTTTTTCTGTATATGCTTGCGAGTCAT GTACTTGGAGCCTTTTGGTATTTGTTTTCAATAGAACGAGAAACAAATTGTTGGAGACAAGCCTGTGGGAAACAAGATGGATGCAGGCGTGGACTTTTGTTTTGTGACAGAGAAGGTGGTGTTGAAAATCTCTCATTTCTGGATAATTATTGCCCGATAACAACCCCAAATGAAACAGTCTTCAATTTTGGAATATTCCTTGATGCCCTTCAGTCTGGTGTTGTTTCGTCATCCATGGATTTTCCACAGAAGTTCTTTTACTGTTTTTGGTGGGGCCTGCAAAACCTGag TTCTCTTGGTCAAAATCTTAAAACAAGTACCTACGTTTGGGAAATCTGCTTTGCAGTTTTCATTTCTATCTCCGGCTTGGTACTATTTTCATTTCTCATTGGAAATATGCAG ACTTATTTGCAATCCACAACTACAAGATTGGAGGAAATGAGAATCAAAAGAAGAGATGCAGAACAGTGGATGTCCCATCGCTTGCTTCCTGATAATATAAGGGAACGGATCAGACGGTATGAACAATACAGATGGCAAGAAACTAGAGGTGTTGATGAAGAGATGCTTGTTCATAATCTTCCCAAGGACCTTAGAAGGGACATTAAACGTCACCTCTGCTTGGCTCTGCTCATGAGA GTGCCGATGTTTGAAAAAATGGACGAACAATTACTAGATGCATTGTGTGACCGTCTCAAGCCAGTCCTATACACAGAGGAGAGCTACATTGTTCGTGAGGGAGACCCAGTTGATGAAATGCTCTTTGTTATGCGGGGCAAGCTATTAACCATAACCACCAATGGTGGAAGAACTGGCTTCTTCAACTCTGAGTACCTTAAGGCCGGTGACTTCTGTGGAGAGGAACTTCTCACATGGGCTTTAGATCCCCAATCCTCTTCTAATCTGCCCATCTCAACTAGAACAGTTAGAACCATTACAGAAGTTGAAGCCTTCGCTCTAATGGCTGATGACTTGAAATTTGTTGCTTCTCAATTCCGGCGGCTTCACAGTAAGCAGCTCCGACACACTTTCAGGTTTTACTCGCAGCAGTGGAGAACATGGGCTGCTTGTTTTATACAGGCTGCATGGCGTCGCTATAGTAAAAAGAAGCTCGAAGAGTCTCTCCGGCAAGAGGAAAATAGATTGCAAGAtgcattagccaaagctaacgAGAGTTCACCAAGTTTAGGTGCTACAATATATGCCTCAAGATTCGCTGCTAACATTTTGCGTGCTCTACGACGCGGTGGCAATCGCAAGGCAAGGGTGCCAGATAGAGTTCCACCCATGCTGCTGCAGAAGCCAGCAGAGCCTGATTTTACTTCTGAAGAATGA